One window of the Thermasporomyces composti genome contains the following:
- a CDS encoding rhomboid family intramembrane serine protease, with protein sequence MASAYYRPPQRAVRAADSGTSGLKVLGYLVGLMWVSEVVDTLLGNRLDLYGIQARDSDGLLGIVTAPFLHAGFGHLMSNTVPLLMLGAIIAAAGAARLLAVTAIVAVVSGLGTWLLSPPATITVGASGLVFGYATYLMVRGVFNRSLGQLLIGVLVTLVWGGALLGGLLPQPGISWQGHLFGAVGGIVAAWLLGGTQRRTTRTDIAV encoded by the coding sequence ATGGCCTCTGCGTACTATCGCCCGCCCCAGCGCGCCGTTCGCGCTGCCGATTCCGGTACGTCGGGTCTGAAAGTCCTCGGGTACCTCGTCGGTCTCATGTGGGTCAGCGAGGTCGTCGACACCCTCCTGGGGAACCGACTTGACCTGTATGGCATCCAGGCCCGCGACTCCGACGGTCTGCTCGGGATCGTCACCGCGCCGTTCCTGCACGCCGGCTTCGGACACCTGATGTCCAACACCGTGCCGCTGCTCATGCTGGGCGCGATCATCGCGGCCGCCGGCGCCGCGCGGTTGCTCGCGGTCACGGCGATCGTCGCGGTGGTGAGCGGGCTGGGCACGTGGCTCCTGTCGCCGCCGGCGACGATCACCGTCGGCGCGAGCGGATTGGTGTTCGGCTACGCCACGTACCTGATGGTGCGCGGGGTCTTCAACCGCAGCCTGGGTCAGCTGCTCATCGGTGTGCTCGTGACGCTCGTCTGGGGCGGTGCCCTCCTGGGTGGGCTGCTGCCTCAGCCGGGCATCTCCTGGCAGGGGCACCTCTTCGGCGCGGTTGGCGGCATCGTCGCCGCCTGGCTGCTGGGCGGCACCCAACGCCGGACGACACGCACGGACATCGCCGTCTGA